A single window of Priestia filamentosa DNA harbors:
- the nusB gene encoding transcription antitermination factor NusB, which translates to MKRRTAREKALQALFQCEIGQSSPEEAIDNVVEEEAVDAFLRQLVLGVSENKEEIDSLISANLEKWTLDRLANVDRIILRLAVYEMKYEEDIPQNVSINEAIELAKTFGDDQSGRFINGVLSKISASNS; encoded by the coding sequence ATGAAAAGACGTACAGCAAGGGAAAAAGCGCTTCAAGCTCTTTTTCAATGTGAGATTGGCCAAAGTAGCCCAGAAGAAGCTATTGACAATGTAGTAGAAGAGGAAGCGGTTGATGCGTTTTTACGTCAGCTTGTTCTTGGCGTGTCAGAAAACAAAGAAGAGATTGACAGCTTGATTAGCGCAAACCTTGAAAAATGGACGCTAGATCGTCTAGCGAACGTTGACCGTATTATTTTAAGACTTGCGGTTTATGAAATGAAATATGAAGAAGACATTCCCCAAAATGTAAGCATTAATGAAGCCATCGAACTTGCAAAGACGTTTGGCGATGATCAATCAGGTCGTTTTATCAATGGCGTATTATCTAAAATCTCAGCATCAAATAGTTAA
- the folD gene encoding bifunctional methylenetetrahydrofolate dehydrogenase/methenyltetrahydrofolate cyclohydrolase FolD — translation MSAQLINGKELASEKRESMKKEVEMLKEQGVKPGLAVILVGQDPASETYVRSKHRACENTGIHSVSIKLPDTVSEEELLGHIDKLNEDDAIDGILVQLPLPKHINEDAVIERISPKKDVDGFHPISVGKMMIGQETFLPCTPHGVLEMVRKTGIEVSGKHVVVIGRSNIVGKPVGQLFLNENATVTYCHSRTQNMQKHTKDADILIVAVGIPKFVKAQDVKEGAVVIDVGINRVDGKLCGDVDFEEVKEVAGAITPVPGGVGPMTITMLLENTIQSAKARVRS, via the coding sequence ATGAGTGCACAATTAATTAATGGTAAAGAACTAGCAAGTGAGAAGCGAGAAAGTATGAAAAAAGAAGTTGAAATGCTCAAGGAGCAAGGGGTTAAACCAGGCTTAGCTGTTATATTAGTTGGACAAGACCCTGCTTCAGAAACATATGTACGCAGTAAACATCGCGCTTGTGAAAATACAGGTATTCATTCAGTTTCAATCAAACTTCCAGACACAGTATCAGAAGAAGAACTACTTGGTCATATTGACAAGTTAAATGAAGATGATGCAATTGATGGAATTTTAGTTCAGCTTCCACTTCCAAAACATATTAATGAAGATGCTGTCATCGAGCGCATTTCTCCTAAAAAGGACGTTGATGGTTTTCATCCAATCAGCGTTGGTAAAATGATGATTGGTCAAGAAACATTCTTGCCATGTACTCCACATGGCGTATTAGAAATGGTTAGAAAAACAGGTATTGAAGTATCTGGAAAACACGTTGTTGTGATTGGGCGCAGCAATATTGTTGGTAAACCTGTTGGACAATTATTCTTAAATGAAAATGCAACGGTAACATACTGTCACTCTAGAACACAAAACATGCAAAAGCATACAAAGGATGCAGATATCCTAATTGTCGCGGTTGGAATTCCAAAATTTGTTAAAGCTCAAGATGTAAAAGAAGGAGCGGTTGTGATCGATGTTGGAATTAACCGCGTAGACGGAAAGCTTTGTGGAGACGTAGATTTTGAAGAAGTAAAAGAAGTTGCTGGTGCTATTACACCTGTTCCAGGTGGAGTAGGTCCAATGACAATTACAATGCTTTTAGAAAATACAATCCAGTCAGCAAAAGCTCGCGTTCGTTCTTAA
- a CDS encoding Asp23/Gls24 family envelope stress response protein, protein MNENHVLDMGENENALGKVEIAPEVIEVIAGIAASEVAGVGQMRGNFASGVVEKLGKKNHGKGVKVELSEEGIKIDVFCSMNYGVSIPTVASQVQDNIREALKNMTALELAEVNVHIVGVIFESPQKEEEIDSI, encoded by the coding sequence ATGAACGAAAATCATGTGTTAGATATGGGAGAAAATGAAAATGCGTTAGGGAAAGTAGAAATCGCTCCTGAAGTGATTGAAGTTATCGCAGGTATTGCCGCATCTGAAGTAGCAGGCGTTGGCCAAATGCGCGGAAACTTTGCGTCTGGCGTTGTTGAGAAGCTTGGGAAAAAGAATCACGGCAAAGGCGTCAAAGTAGAGCTTAGTGAAGAAGGCATTAAAATTGATGTGTTCTGCTCTATGAACTATGGCGTTTCTATTCCAACGGTTGCAAGTCAAGTTCAAGATAACATTCGAGAAGCGTTGAAAAATATGACAGCACTCGAATTAGCAGAAGTTAACGTTCATATCGTGGGCGTCATCTTTGAATCTCCTCAAAAGGAAGAAGAGATTGATTCTATCTAA